CCTTCGCAGCCGCGTACCCGCGCTCGGTGAACTCCGCCCTCGCCGCGGCCAGCACGGTCGCACGCGTGCGCTCCTGCCGCTGAGCCCGGGACAACCGGACCATCCGCCACCCCTCCCTTTCCCGTTGCCGTCGGCGTCGCCGTCGGAGAACGACGATACCTTGAACATCCCGATGATGAGCCCATCTGAATGCTTCGCCGACTCGCCCGTTGAACGGCTGGGCGGGACCCCGCGTACCAGTCCACTGCGGGGGCGCTGCGTCGCCCCGTGCACGGGAAGAGCGGGTCGATGGGACGTCCGCCCGTCGCGCCGGCTGCGGTACGCGGCGACGGCGGGGGCGTGCCGGCGCGCGACAATGCGGTGTCCGAGGAAAGAGTTGAAGGATTTCAGTGGATTCGAGCCGTGCGGTCCGTGGCGCTCTCGCTCCAGCCGTCCCGCCGGGGCAGGAGAACAAGGTGAGCGGGGCGCCCGTCGGCCGGCAGGTGCAGGGCCTCGACGGTCTCCGGGGTCTGGCCGCCCTCTATGTGGTGCTGTTCCACTGCTGGTTGTACACCTTCCCCGGCTATCCCGACAGCTCGGCCCCCCGATGGCTGGACGGCCTGATGTACGGCCGCCTGGCGGTCGTCTTCTTCCTGGTGCTGTCCGGATTCTCCCTGGCGATCTCCCCGGCGCGTCACGGTTGGCGGTCGGAGGGCGTCGCCGAATACCTGCGTCGGCGTGCCTGGCGGATCCTGCCCCCGTACTGGGCGGCGCTGTGCATGAGTCTGGTCATCGCCTGGTTCGTGGTACCGGCTTCGCATTCCGGACCGCCCACCGGATGGTCGATGGCGGTCTACGGTCTCCTCGGTCAGGACGTCTTCACCGCGCCGACGCCGAACGGCGCGTTCTGGTCGATCGCGGTGGAGGCGGAACTCTACGTCGTCTTCCCGCTTCTCCTGTTCGTGCGGCGCCGGGCGAGCGCGGCGGTGCTGGTCGTCCTGGTGACACTTCCGGTGGTGGTCCGTGGCCTGACGGCGCCCGGCGGCACTCCGGTGGAGGGTGACAACTGGCTCACTCCGCATCTCGCGCCCGTGTTCGTCGCCGGCATGGTGGGCGCCGCAGTCGTCGTCGCGTCGGAGAGGGTTCGACGCCTGCCGTGGGGATGGTTCGCCGTCCTGGCCGCCGTGCCCGTTCTCGCGCTCGGCGTCATCAAGGGTTCCGTGTGGACGCTGACGCACTACTTCTGGGTGGATCTCGCCGTCGCCCCCGCCATGACGATGCTGATCGTCGCCGTGGCCACCGGCAGACCAGCCGTTCTCGTACGACTGCTGACCGCGCGCCCCGTGCGGAGTCTCGGCGAGTTCTCCTACAGCCTCTACCTGATCCATCTGCCGATCGTCCTGGCCGTCATCCGGCGCGTGGCCCCGCATTACGTGGCGCCGGGCCTGTCCACCTTCTGGTTCACCCTCGTCCTGGCCCTCCCGGTGTCACTGCTCGCGGCATGGCTCTTCTCCCGGCTGTTCGAACTGCCTTTCAAGCGGAACAGATCCTGGAACTCCATGGTCGAAGCGGGGCGCTCCCACTGGGCCGGCAGGGGTGCGGGAAACCGCCGACGGCTGCCGGACGGGCAGGCTCGCGAGACCCGTCCGACCGACGAGGCCGGGACGAGCGGAACTCAACCGCCCGTGGTCACCGTGCGGGCCCCGGCAACGAGATCGTCGAAGGACTGTGCCCAGGAGTCGCCGGGCCGGTGACACCCCACCGGGACGACCGCGGTGCCGTCCTGACCATGCGTCGGTCGACGAACGGCGGCGGGGCGGCGGGCGGGTCTCCTACGCCGACGGAGGGATCGCCCGGGGGGACGGAAATCCGAGGTTCAACCGAGTTGTTCACTCGTGCGAGTTGTCCTTCCTGCCGGATTCCTCGCCATCTGCATGCCGACGTCATATGCGGTGCAGCCTCCGCGCATGGACAATCCTGCATGCGACGGAACGCCGTCGGCAGAGGGGATCCGGTCCGGACCCGAGATCGTCTTCACGGCGGACTTCACCTCCACCAGTCAATGGGTGGCGGGGCGTTCGTGGGCGTATCCGAACGGCGGACCGGTCAACCCCGGTGACAACAAACTCGATCACCTCACCGCTGATCCCTCCTACAGCCGCTCGGGCACCTTCCGTGCCACCCGCCGCGCGGACGGCTTCTGGAAAACCGGCCTGCTCACCACGGAGGGGAGCGAGGAGGACTTCACCGTCCGCACGGGGGACGTGCTCGAGGCGCGGGTCAGGCTGCCGCGCGAGGTCGGCGCCTGGCCGGCCATCTGGACCTGGCGGGACGGCGGCCAGGAGATCGACGTCTTCGAGTACCACCCCGACAACCCCGATCTCCTGGAACTGACCAACCACGTTCGCGGCGGCAACCTCTACTACCGGGACCCCGCCGTCCGCCCCGGTGCGTGGATCGACCTGCGCGTCGAGTTCGGCTCCCGGTCCGTGGTCTGGTGGGTGAACGGCAGCAAGGTGTTCGCCGACCGCCGTGGCGTGGGACGCACCTGGCACGCCTACCTCATCGTCAACCTGTCGGTCTGCGCAGGCCGCTATCACCCGGCGCCGGCTGCGCAGGTCAAGGAGATGACGTACGAGGTGCAGGGCCTCGTGGTGCGGCGACCGGCCAGGCTCGTGGAAGAGGAGTCCGACGAACCCGAGGCTCTGGCCGGGGGCGACGGACCGCAGTGACGCGGACCTGTGCCGCCGCGGGCGGCCGGACGGGCCGCCTGCGGCGGCACAGGAAGCCACGAAGGTCACCGGCACACCACGGACCCGGGGGTGGCGGCCCGGCGGGCGGGCCGGCCGGCCCGGGCGCCGCCGGTCACCCACCGCTCGGTGCCGACTCCGGCTCCGTCTCCGGCTTCGGTTCGGACGGCAGCACACCGGCGCGCCGGGGGAGCAGCCAAGGGGTCGCCAGCAGGAGCACGCCGGCCAGACCGATGGCGGTACGCGGGCCGAGAAGGGCGCCGAGCACGCCCCAGAGGGCCGTCAGGAGAGCAGTGGAGGCCTTCGTCGTCACCGCCCAGGCGGACAGCGTACGGGTGACCCGGTCGGTCGCGGTGCGCTCGAGCCGGCACGTGGCGTAGACGGGGTTGAAGACCCCGCAGCAGAAGATGAGCCCGAATTCGACGCCGACGACCAGCAGCAGCCCACCGGCGCCCGGCCCCACGAAGGCCAGGCCGACCGGCCAGAGCGCGCGAACCGCCCCGGACGCGACCAGGATCCGGTGCCCGCCGAACCGGGTGACGAGTGGCCGGGCCAGCCGCGAACCGAGCAGCCCGCCGATCGAGGGCGCGGCGAAGGCGAGGCCGTACTGCCACGGGGTGAACCCGAGCCGGCCGAGCATCAGGACGGCCAGCAGCGGCTGCGCTGCCATCACCAAACCGTTGAAGAGGGCGGTGTTGAAGAACAGCGGTCGCAGGGTGGTGTCGGCGAGGATGTACCGCCAGCCGTCGAGCAGGTCCCCGGCCCGCACGCGCGTGTCCGCCCGGCGCTCGGGCGGCGATTCGTGTCCGCCCGCCCCGCGGATGCCCAGGGCCGAGAGCAGGTAGCTCATCGCGTCCGCCAGCACCGTCGCCACCGGGCCGAGGAGCCCGATCGCCAAGCCGCCCAGCGGTGGTCCCACGATCGTCGTCGTCCAGGTTGTGGACTCCAACCGGGCGCCCGCGACGA
The window above is part of the Streptomyces sp. NBC_00425 genome. Proteins encoded here:
- a CDS encoding family 16 glycosylhydrolase, whose product is MDNPACDGTPSAEGIRSGPEIVFTADFTSTSQWVAGRSWAYPNGGPVNPGDNKLDHLTADPSYSRSGTFRATRRADGFWKTGLLTTEGSEEDFTVRTGDVLEARVRLPREVGAWPAIWTWRDGGQEIDVFEYHPDNPDLLELTNHVRGGNLYYRDPAVRPGAWIDLRVEFGSRSVVWWVNGSKVFADRRGVGRTWHAYLIVNLSVCAGRYHPAPAAQVKEMTYEVQGLVVRRPARLVEEESDEPEALAGGDGPQ
- a CDS encoding MFS transporter translates to MRSRYRLGRRFGWLWGAYGTSALGTWLAFGAFPLIAIQVLHAGPAEVAALSSVGAAVGAVVAVPLGPWVEFRRKRPVLIGMDLVRCAALLTIPAAFAFGVLTFLQLLLVSVVVAAADITFRAASGAYLKSLLPAEHLLVAGARLESTTWTTTIVGPPLGGLAIGLLGPVATVLADAMSYLLSALGIRGAGGHESPPERRADTRVRAGDLLDGWRYILADTTLRPLFFNTALFNGLVMAAQPLLAVLMLGRLGFTPWQYGLAFAAPSIGGLLGSRLARPLVTRFGGHRILVASGAVRALWPVGLAFVGPGAGGLLLVVGVEFGLIFCCGVFNPVYATCRLERTATDRVTRTLSAWAVTTKASTALLTALWGVLGALLGPRTAIGLAGVLLLATPWLLPRRAGVLPSEPKPETEPESAPSGG
- a CDS encoding acyltransferase family protein, coding for MSGAPVGRQVQGLDGLRGLAALYVVLFHCWLYTFPGYPDSSAPRWLDGLMYGRLAVVFFLVLSGFSLAISPARHGWRSEGVAEYLRRRAWRILPPYWAALCMSLVIAWFVVPASHSGPPTGWSMAVYGLLGQDVFTAPTPNGAFWSIAVEAELYVVFPLLLFVRRRASAAVLVVLVTLPVVVRGLTAPGGTPVEGDNWLTPHLAPVFVAGMVGAAVVVASERVRRLPWGWFAVLAAVPVLALGVIKGSVWTLTHYFWVDLAVAPAMTMLIVAVATGRPAVLVRLLTARPVRSLGEFSYSLYLIHLPIVLAVIRRVAPHYVAPGLSTFWFTLVLALPVSLLAAWLFSRLFELPFKRNRSWNSMVEAGRSHWAGRGAGNRRRLPDGQARETRPTDEAGTSGTQPPVVTVRAPATRSSKDCAQESPGR